One Rosa chinensis cultivar Old Blush chromosome 5, RchiOBHm-V2, whole genome shotgun sequence genomic region harbors:
- the LOC112164894 gene encoding putative protein FAR1-RELATED SEQUENCE 10 yields the protein MNCMPSKNIWIRRQQCPCGDWKCYVTYEGDSEETSLAAQLVKNDTSTSEAMVSPYVGMVFKSDDDAFEYYGNFARKNGFSIRKERSRLSPQLGIYKRDFVCYRSGFAPAKKKPTGEHHRDRKSVRCGCDAKMYLSKEVVDGVSQWFVVQFSNVHNHELLEDDQVRLLPAYRKIQEADQQRILLLSKAGFPIHRIVKVLELEKGIQGGQLPFLERDVRNFVQNRKKVVQENDALITEKRENDTLELLEACKVTKEADEDFVYDFTVDENDKVEHIAWSYGDSVHAYTMFGDAVYFDTMYQSITYGMLFGAWLGIDNHGRTIFFGCVLLQDETPRSFSWALQTFVRFMRGRWPQTIITDLDTGLRDAITSELPNTKHVISLWNILPKVSSWFSVSLGSRYAEFKSELDVLYRVESTEDFELQWNQMNLIYGLSTDKHIALLHSFRASWALCYMRGCFVARMATTDYSKSIEAFLKGVFSTQTCLRSFFEQVGISANFQNQARREMQYMHTKTCIPIEEHARSILTPFAFNALQRELVLAMQYAVSEMPNGSCIVRHFKEIDGERLVIWIPEDEQIHCSCKEFESSGLLCRHLLRVFIVKNYFQLPDKYYLNRWQRESSLDFYDPHITQNSDDQWYQDYQCLAETLFTESSITKERSEYVQREVTTHLTRILNEVRNMPESEGVAMDLTFSPAG from the exons ATGAATTGTATGCCATCGAAAAACATATGGATTCGGCGGCAACAATGCCCATGTGGGGATTGGAAATGTTATGTTACATATGAGGGAGACTCTGAAGAGACCTCCCTTGCAGCCCAATTGGTAAAGAATGATACTTCAACCTCAGAAGCTATGGTTTCACCTTATGTTGGAATGGTGTTTAAGAGtgatgatgatgcatttgagtaTTATGGCAATTTCGCTAGAAAAAATGGGTTTTCTATTAGGAAAGAGAGGTCCAGACTTAGCCCACAGTTGGGTATTTATAAGCGTGACTTTGTTTGCTATCGGTCTGGGTTTGCTCCGGCCAAGAAGAAGCCAACAGGGGAACACCATAGGGATAGGAAGTCGGTTCGGTGTGGATGTGATGCAAAAATGTATTTGTCAAAGGAGGTTGTTGATGGGGTTTCTCAATGGTTTGTTGTCCAATTTAGTAACGTGCATAATCATGAGCTTTTGGAAGATGATCAAGTACGCCTCCTTCCTGCTTATCGTAAAATTCAAGAGGCGGATCAACAGCGGATACTGTTACTTTCCAAAGCTGGGTTCCCTATACATCGGATAGTGAAGGTGTTGGAGTTGGAAAAGGGGATTCAAGGCGGACAGTTGCCCTTTTTAGAGAGGGATGTCAGAAACTTTGTCCAAAATCGTAAGAAGGTTGTTCAAGAAAATGATGCCTTGATCACtgaaaaaagggaaaatgataCACTAGAACTTCTTGAGGCATGCAAGGTAACAAAGGAGGCTGATGAAGACTTTGTTTATGATTTTACAGTTGATGAGAATGATAAGGTGGAACACATTGCATGGTCTTATGGTGATTCAGTCCATGCGTATACTATGTTTGGTGATGCAGTTTATTTTGACACTATGTATCAATCAATCACATATGGCATGCTTTTTGGAGCATGGCTTGGCATCGACAACCATGGAAGAACCATTTTCTTTGGTTGTGTTCTGCTGCAAGATGAAACACCTCGTTCCTTCTCATGGGCTTTACAG ACTTTTGTTCGTTTCATGAGAGGAAGATGGCCACAAACAATTATAACTGATCTTGATACCGGGCTTAGAGATGCAATAACAAGTGAACTGCCTAACACTAAGCATGTCATTTCTCTGTGGAATATTCTTCCTAAGGTATCCAGCTGGTTCTCTGTATCACTTGGATCTCGATATGCAGAGTTTAAATCTGAGCTTGACGTTTTATATCGGGTGGAGAGTACAGAGGATTTTGAACTCCAATGGAATCAAATGAATTTAATATACGGCTTATCTACAGATAAGCACATTGCTTTACTTCATTCATTTCGGGCATCTTGGGCTTTGTGCTATATGAGGGGTTGCTTTGTCGCTAGAATGGCAACAACAGATTATTCAAAGTCTATAGAAGCATTCTTAAAAGGTGTTTTCAGCACACAAACGTGTCTGCGCAGCTTTTTCGAGCAG GTTGGTATTTCTGCCAATTTTCAAAATCAGGCACGTCGAGAGATGCAGTATATGCATACAAAAACATGCATTCCCATTGAAGAGCACGCAAGGAGTATTTTGACGCCTTTTGCCTTCAATGCTTTGCAGCGTGAGCTTGTGCTTGCCATGCAGTATGCAGTATCTGAAATGCCCAATGGATCATGTATTGTTCGCCATTTCAAGGAGATAGATGGAGAACGTCTCGTGATTTGGATACCAGAAGATGAACAGATTCACTGTTCCTGTAAAGAGTTTGAATCTTCAGGACTACTGTGCAGACATTTGTTGCGGGTATTTATAGTAAAGAACTACTTTCAGCTTCCTGACAAGTACTATTTGAACAGATGGCAGAGAGAAAGCTCTCTTGATTTTTATGATCCCCACATTACTCAAAATAGTGATGATCAATGGTATCAAGATTATCAGTGTCTGGCTGAAACGCTGTTTACAGAATCTTCAATCACAAAGGAGCGTTCTGAGTATGTTCAAAGGGAAGTGACAACACATCTCACAAGGATTCTTAATGAGGTTAGAAACATGCCAGAATCTGAAGGAGTCGCTATGGATCTGACATTTTCCCCTGCTGGTTAA
- the LOC112166110 gene encoding uncharacterized protein LOC112166110, whose amino-acid sequence MKMSTLSSSQLHLLKCTATTLAKSTSSSNPSYRFLNPISSSQQKHPPSYPTISSASLPARKCNIGKASSPKCLEKSSKIPTRVDNGNLQSSRFLIMGAVSVGVAMLLMGIDDQQKAMALGPEGPLMEEFWDNVRRYALYALTVSTGALYTVFLPIYELLKNPISAVLVLVILGGSFFILTQVVSAMIGATDFDYQYQY is encoded by the coding sequence ATGAAAATGTCCACACTGAGCAGCTCCCAATTACACCTCTTGAAATGCACCGCTACCACTCTAGCAAAATCAACCTCCTCATCAAATCCTTCATATCGGTTTCTCAATCCCATCTCATCATCACAACAAAAACACCCTCCTTCATATCCAACTATATCATCCGCATCTTTACCTGCTAGAAAATGCAACATTGGAAAAGCCAGTAGTCCCAAATGCCTTGAAAAGTCATCCAAAATTCCTACACGAGTTGATAATGGGAACTTACAATCATCCAGGTTTTTGATAATGGGAGCTGTTTCTGTAGGAGTTGCGATGCTGCTGATGGGGATTGATGATCAGCAAAAGGCAATGGCTTTGGGACCAGAAGGTCCACTGATGGAAGAGTTTTGGGACAATGTAAGGAGATATGCACTGTATGCTCTCACAGTGAGTACAGGTGCTCTCTACACTGTCTTCCTCCCTATATACGAGTTGTTGAAGAATCCCATCTCTGCAGTTCTCGTCTTGGTCATTTTAGGTGGAAGTTTCTTCATTCTTACCCAAGTCGTTTCAGCCATGATTGGTGCCACAGACTTTGATTATCAATACCAATATTAA
- the LOC112164895 gene encoding uncharacterized protein LOC112164895 — MAAALSWLTVFLYPKKDSNPKTQDGEHVKVSKIGVGGLSSAYSSTAAGFQMPLHYPRYTKADYEKMEEWRLDLLLKQYGLTAVSNGTLEEKRAYAIGAFLWPDQY; from the coding sequence ATGGCGGCCGCCTTGAGTTGGCTTACTGTCTTTCTATACCCGAAAAAGGActcaaaccctaaaactcaagaTGGTGAGCATGTCAAGGTCTCCAAGATTGGGGTTGGGGGATTGTCCTCGGCCTATAGTTCAACTGCTGCAGGATTCCAAATGCCTCTTCACTATCCTAGGTACACGAAGGCTGACTACGAGAAGATGGAGGAGTGGAGGTTGGATCTGCTTCTCAAGCAATATGGCCTAACTGCTGTCAGCAATGGAACTCTCGAGGAGAAGAGGGCTTATGCAATCGGAGCTTTCTTGTGGCCTGATCAGTATTAA
- the LOC112168030 gene encoding TPD1 protein homolog 1A isoform X2, whose product MASGIITSSGGVLKSVNGRWRSVCIASLALCFVFMLPLLFVEDLFHMGGTQGTAAAGEIDDIKRLVVFTKKNTNTAALFGPRPGRKLLQSSDGDGDGDGSDENGEGEGSDGNGNGNGDGSDGGDMNPVGKACSKDDITIFQGETAPLPSGIPAYTVQILNTCVSGCSISDIHINCGWFSSARLVNPKVFRRMDYNDCLVNDGQPLGPGQTLSFQYANSFRYPLSVSSVAC is encoded by the exons ATGGCATCTGGGATCATCACGAGCTCAGGAGGAGTACTGAAAAGTGTGAACGGCAGATGGAGATCAGTTTGCATAGCTTCTTTGGCTCTCTGTTTCGTTTTTATGCTTCCTTTGCTCTTCG TGGAGGACTTGTTTCACATGGGAGGAACTCAGGGTACTGCAGCAGCTGGGGAAATAGATGACATTAAGAGACTAGTGGTCTTTACCAAGAAAAACACCAACACTGCCGCCCTATTTGGACCTCGACCTGGTCGGAAGCTGTTGCAGTCATCTG atggagatggagatggagatggatcAGATGAAAATGGGGAAGGAGAAGGATCAGatggaaatggaaatggaaatggAGATGGATCAGATGGGGGTGACATGAATCCAGTTGGGAAAGCATGCTCAAAGGACGACATAACAATCTTCCAAGGGGAAACGGCTCCACTCCCAAGTGGAATTCCGGCTTACACAGTTCAGATCCTCAACACGTGCGTCTCAGGTTGCAGCATCTCTGACATTCACATCAACTGTGGATGGTTTAGCTCCGCCCGCCTTGTCAATCCTAAAGTCTTCAGGCGCATGGACTACAACGACTGCCTAGTCAATGATGGTCAGCCTCTTGGCCCTGGACAAACCCTCTCTTTCCAATATGCCAATAGCTTTCGTTACCCTCTCTCTGTTTCGTCTGTAGCTTGTTAG
- the LOC112164652 gene encoding uncharacterized protein LOC112164652 isoform X2, protein MMMAKTQRFVAWEEHILCHERGNRVVHYYLKKASGESVLAVIGTEKSIRHMLYVVSDEFLDTCGSEGFINACTRWRSRREVVHWLGSLLSKRCWSEVSKALSLNGVGARQTDQMVPRKLKGQNSHIEWSGVAWICGKQLKHYPAFCRNGTTVSVHSFVFIRALEKHYYLGYVEDMYEDRKGKKKVKVRWFHHSKEVEDVIPDLNPHPREVFITPHVQVISAECIDGPATVLTPKHYEKCLASVAHSSSSGVHMCFRQLKNHEVRPFSLAKLRGYSNQAILSSLHFPQVSKKIVKCDMLYDKDEEEPIPGDPLRVNCKRNRSYEEHQGLASGYSSIRNLHTQSQLKNCVPTYPKLKIKLSRKAIGVETVESVPQCPVSFKVDEKIELLCQDSGIRGCWFRCKVLQTSQKLLKVQYDDVQDVDGSGNLEEWVPAFRVAAPDKLGMRCSGRLTIRPCHPSDSVMSSFDVGVPVDAWWSDGWWEGVVAGVDVSGTAIQVYFPGEEKLLTFQRQDIRASREWVDNKWVHVKAKPDILLYISENVSSSIKITTPCASAMAEWCCSKVHTSSKLEVFEEKPELRNLVPMGDELENEKRVNLRKQPCTSNEDENDSSSDSGTCNKDDSIFEEEVDPAYEKCETPEAMEVAAQD, encoded by the exons ATGATGATGGCAAAAACACAAAGGTTTGTGGCGTGGGAGGAGCACATTCTGTGTCATGAGCGTGGTAACCGTGTGGTGCACTATTACTTGAAGAAGGCATCAGGGGAATCAGTCCTTGCTGTTATAGGGACTGAGAAGAGTATAAGGCACATGTTGTATGTTGTTTCAGACGAGTTCCTCGACACTTGCGGCTCCGAGGGATTCATCAATGCGTGTACCAGGTGGCgatcaagaagagaagttgtACACTGGCTTGgatccttgctctccaagcgtTGCTGGTCCGAGGTTTCAA AAGCTTTATCGCTTAATGGAGTCGGTGCTCGTCAAACTGATCAGATG GTTCCAAGGAAACTGAAGGGTCAAAATTCACATATTGAATGGTCTGGTGTTGCCTGGATTTGTGGCAAGCAGCTGAAGCACTACCCAGCATTTTGCAGGAATGGAACTACTGTTTCT GTCCATTCCTTTGTCTTCATTAGGGCTTTAGAAAAACATTACTACCTTGGTTATGTGGAAGACATGTATGAAGACaggaaagggaagaaaaaagtTAAAGTGCGATGGTTTCACCACAGTAAGGAAGTGGAGGATGTAATCCCTGATCTGAACCCACACCCGAGAGAAGTTTTTATCACACCTCATGTACAGGTGATTAGTGCTGAGTGTATTGACGGTCCTGCAACAGTTTTAACTCCTAAGCATTATGAGAAATGTTTGGCTAGTGTTGCTCACAGTTCTTCATCTGGAGTCCATATGTGCTTTAGACAGCTTAAGAACCATGAGGTTAGGCCCTTCAGTCTTGCTAAGTTGCGGGGGTATTCTAATCAAGCAATCCTTTCTTCCTTACATTTTCCCCAAGTCTCCAAGAAAATAGTCAAGTGTGATATGTTATATGATAAAGATGAGGAAGAGCCAATACCTGGTGATCCCCTGAGGGTGAATTGTAAGAGAAATAGAAGCTATGAGGAGCATCAGGGACTTGCATCCGGTTATTCTAGTATCAGAAACTTGCATACCCAGAGTCAGCTGAAAAACTGCGTTCCAACATACCCAAAGTTGAAAATAAAACTATCAAGGAAAGCAATTGGAGTTGAGACTGTTGAATCTGTTCCCCAATGTCCAGTTTCTTTTAAGGTTGATGAGAAGATAGAACTGCTCTGTCAAGATAGTGGCATTCGAGGATGCTGGTTTAGGTGTAAGGTTTTGCAGACATCTCAGAAGCTTCTCAAAGTTCAATATGATGATGTGCAAGATGTAGATGGATCTGGTAATTTGGAG GAATGGGTCCCTGCTTTTAGAGTTGCTGCTCCTGATAAACTGGGCATGAGATGCTCAGGCCGCCTGACAATTCGGCCCTGCCACCCCAGTGATTCTGTCATGTCTTCTTTTGACGTTGGAGTACCAGTTGATGCATGGTGGAGTGATGGCTGGTGGGAAGGTGTTGTTGCTGGAGTTGACGTCTCTGGAACTGCTATACAAGTCTACTTCCCTG GTGAGGAGAAGCTTCTGACTTTCCAGAGACAGGATATTAGGGCTTCGAGAGAGTGGGTTGACAACAAATGGGTTCATGTAAAGGCAAAGCCTGATATACTGTTATATATATCTGAAAATGTCAGTTCTAGCATTAAAATCACGACTCCCTGTGCTAGTGCTATGGCAGAGTGGTGTTGCTCCAAAGTTCATACATCTTCTAAACTTgaagtttttgaagaaaaacCAGAATTACGAAATTTAGTTCC
- the LOC121049449 gene encoding uncharacterized protein LOC121049449, which yields MEETVELVLSVKYVAKRVILWMHASKVHKCQICGKHGHLTITCYQNPDYKPQQGTQVQSSSLNSGLSPECQICSKKGHTAANCFYRTDVPAGHPSLSIPTCQICGLKGHVALNYSHRTNFDYQGSEPPASLSALIAQNNGNDSGVFPQPHMGYLLSNDTSTSHFPGGFYPSPGASTSGTGGSSSNTEVWIGDSGATHHMTSDMRNLTIAQPYTADNKITIGNGAGQGNKDNSLPRKEQ from the exons ATGGAAGAAACAGTGGAGCTGGTGTTAAGTGTCAAGTATGTGGCAAAAAGGGTCATACTGTGGATGCATGCTTCAAAGGTCCATAAATGTCAGATTTGTGGAAAACATGGACATCTTACTATTACATGCTATCAGAATCCTGATTACAAACCTCAACAAGGCACTCAAGTGCAGTCCTCAAGCCTCAACAGTGGACTATCTCCTGAATGTCAAATATGCTCGAAGAAAGGCCATACTGCCGCTAATTGCTTCTATAGAACTGATGTTCCTGCTGGACATCCATCACTGTCTATTCCTACCTGTCAGATTTGTGGTCTGAAGGGTCATGTTGCTTTGAACTATTCTCACAGGACTAACTTTGACTATCAAGGTTCTGAACCTCCTGCATCTCTTTCAGCATTGATTGCACAGAATAATGGAAACGATAGTGGGGTTTTTCCGCAGCCTCATATGGGATACTTGTTGTCCAATGATACTTCTACATCTCATTTCCCTGGTGGTTTTTATCCAAGTCCTGGAGCCTCAACTTCTGGTACAGGTGGTTCTTCAAGCAACACTGAAGTGTGGATAGGAGATTCTGGTGCCACTCACCACATGACTTCTGATATGAGAAACTTGACCATTGCTCAACCATATACTGCAGATAACAAGATCACTATTGGGAATGGGGCAG GACAAGGCAACAAAGACAATTCTCTACCAAGGAAAGAGCAGTGA
- the LOC112164652 gene encoding uncharacterized protein LOC112164652 isoform X1, which translates to MMMAKTQRFVAWEEHILCHERGNRVVHYYLKKASGESVLAVIGTEKSIRHMLYVVSDEFLDTCGSEGFINACTRWRSRREVVHWLGSLLSKRCWSEVSNSPSNETTEALSLNGVGARQTDQMVPRKLKGQNSHIEWSGVAWICGKQLKHYPAFCRNGTTVSVHSFVFIRALEKHYYLGYVEDMYEDRKGKKKVKVRWFHHSKEVEDVIPDLNPHPREVFITPHVQVISAECIDGPATVLTPKHYEKCLASVAHSSSSGVHMCFRQLKNHEVRPFSLAKLRGYSNQAILSSLHFPQVSKKIVKCDMLYDKDEEEPIPGDPLRVNCKRNRSYEEHQGLASGYSSIRNLHTQSQLKNCVPTYPKLKIKLSRKAIGVETVESVPQCPVSFKVDEKIELLCQDSGIRGCWFRCKVLQTSQKLLKVQYDDVQDVDGSGNLEEWVPAFRVAAPDKLGMRCSGRLTIRPCHPSDSVMSSFDVGVPVDAWWSDGWWEGVVAGVDVSGTAIQVYFPGEEKLLTFQRQDIRASREWVDNKWVHVKAKPDILLYISENVSSSIKITTPCASAMAEWCCSKVHTSSKLEVFEEKPELRNLVPMGDELENEKRVNLRKQPCTSNEDENDSSSDSGTCNKDDSIFEEEVDPAYEKCETPEAMEVAAQD; encoded by the exons ATGATGATGGCAAAAACACAAAGGTTTGTGGCGTGGGAGGAGCACATTCTGTGTCATGAGCGTGGTAACCGTGTGGTGCACTATTACTTGAAGAAGGCATCAGGGGAATCAGTCCTTGCTGTTATAGGGACTGAGAAGAGTATAAGGCACATGTTGTATGTTGTTTCAGACGAGTTCCTCGACACTTGCGGCTCCGAGGGATTCATCAATGCGTGTACCAGGTGGCgatcaagaagagaagttgtACACTGGCTTGgatccttgctctccaagcgtTGCTGGTCCGAGGTTTCAA ATTCACCGTCAAATGAAACAACAGAAGCTTTATCGCTTAATGGAGTCGGTGCTCGTCAAACTGATCAGATG GTTCCAAGGAAACTGAAGGGTCAAAATTCACATATTGAATGGTCTGGTGTTGCCTGGATTTGTGGCAAGCAGCTGAAGCACTACCCAGCATTTTGCAGGAATGGAACTACTGTTTCT GTCCATTCCTTTGTCTTCATTAGGGCTTTAGAAAAACATTACTACCTTGGTTATGTGGAAGACATGTATGAAGACaggaaagggaagaaaaaagtTAAAGTGCGATGGTTTCACCACAGTAAGGAAGTGGAGGATGTAATCCCTGATCTGAACCCACACCCGAGAGAAGTTTTTATCACACCTCATGTACAGGTGATTAGTGCTGAGTGTATTGACGGTCCTGCAACAGTTTTAACTCCTAAGCATTATGAGAAATGTTTGGCTAGTGTTGCTCACAGTTCTTCATCTGGAGTCCATATGTGCTTTAGACAGCTTAAGAACCATGAGGTTAGGCCCTTCAGTCTTGCTAAGTTGCGGGGGTATTCTAATCAAGCAATCCTTTCTTCCTTACATTTTCCCCAAGTCTCCAAGAAAATAGTCAAGTGTGATATGTTATATGATAAAGATGAGGAAGAGCCAATACCTGGTGATCCCCTGAGGGTGAATTGTAAGAGAAATAGAAGCTATGAGGAGCATCAGGGACTTGCATCCGGTTATTCTAGTATCAGAAACTTGCATACCCAGAGTCAGCTGAAAAACTGCGTTCCAACATACCCAAAGTTGAAAATAAAACTATCAAGGAAAGCAATTGGAGTTGAGACTGTTGAATCTGTTCCCCAATGTCCAGTTTCTTTTAAGGTTGATGAGAAGATAGAACTGCTCTGTCAAGATAGTGGCATTCGAGGATGCTGGTTTAGGTGTAAGGTTTTGCAGACATCTCAGAAGCTTCTCAAAGTTCAATATGATGATGTGCAAGATGTAGATGGATCTGGTAATTTGGAG GAATGGGTCCCTGCTTTTAGAGTTGCTGCTCCTGATAAACTGGGCATGAGATGCTCAGGCCGCCTGACAATTCGGCCCTGCCACCCCAGTGATTCTGTCATGTCTTCTTTTGACGTTGGAGTACCAGTTGATGCATGGTGGAGTGATGGCTGGTGGGAAGGTGTTGTTGCTGGAGTTGACGTCTCTGGAACTGCTATACAAGTCTACTTCCCTG GTGAGGAGAAGCTTCTGACTTTCCAGAGACAGGATATTAGGGCTTCGAGAGAGTGGGTTGACAACAAATGGGTTCATGTAAAGGCAAAGCCTGATATACTGTTATATATATCTGAAAATGTCAGTTCTAGCATTAAAATCACGACTCCCTGTGCTAGTGCTATGGCAGAGTGGTGTTGCTCCAAAGTTCATACATCTTCTAAACTTgaagtttttgaagaaaaacCAGAATTACGAAATTTAGTTCC
- the LOC112168030 gene encoding TPD1 protein homolog 1A isoform X1, with product MASGIITSSGGVLKSVNGRWRSVCIASLALCFVFMLPLLFVVEDLFHMGGTQGTAAAGEIDDIKRLVVFTKKNTNTAALFGPRPGRKLLQSSDGDGDGDGSDENGEGEGSDGNGNGNGDGSDGGDMNPVGKACSKDDITIFQGETAPLPSGIPAYTVQILNTCVSGCSISDIHINCGWFSSARLVNPKVFRRMDYNDCLVNDGQPLGPGQTLSFQYANSFRYPLSVSSVAC from the exons ATGGCATCTGGGATCATCACGAGCTCAGGAGGAGTACTGAAAAGTGTGAACGGCAGATGGAGATCAGTTTGCATAGCTTCTTTGGCTCTCTGTTTCGTTTTTATGCTTCCTTTGCTCTTCG TAGTGGAGGACTTGTTTCACATGGGAGGAACTCAGGGTACTGCAGCAGCTGGGGAAATAGATGACATTAAGAGACTAGTGGTCTTTACCAAGAAAAACACCAACACTGCCGCCCTATTTGGACCTCGACCTGGTCGGAAGCTGTTGCAGTCATCTG atggagatggagatggagatggatcAGATGAAAATGGGGAAGGAGAAGGATCAGatggaaatggaaatggaaatggAGATGGATCAGATGGGGGTGACATGAATCCAGTTGGGAAAGCATGCTCAAAGGACGACATAACAATCTTCCAAGGGGAAACGGCTCCACTCCCAAGTGGAATTCCGGCTTACACAGTTCAGATCCTCAACACGTGCGTCTCAGGTTGCAGCATCTCTGACATTCACATCAACTGTGGATGGTTTAGCTCCGCCCGCCTTGTCAATCCTAAAGTCTTCAGGCGCATGGACTACAACGACTGCCTAGTCAATGATGGTCAGCCTCTTGGCCCTGGACAAACCCTCTCTTTCCAATATGCCAATAGCTTTCGTTACCCTCTCTCTGTTTCGTCTGTAGCTTGTTAG